In Pocillopora verrucosa isolate sample1 chromosome 13, ASM3666991v2, whole genome shotgun sequence, one genomic interval encodes:
- the LOC136277777 gene encoding tetratricopeptide repeat protein 28-like, which yields MTSGRSPIKVSCEKEDLPDQENVPDFDEDTLRATADVYRNEGNEAFKKGDFINAIHFYTEGIKMNCNEKELKAKLYNNRAITHFKLGNHQDSLRDAEAAIELNPTFLKAIVRGATACVELKRFEEAITWCDKGLAIDKNNGILLSLRIQSVREVGDKSTEEKDRISYDHGSASASDVYNRGDKHGEGITYSDLGNVYESLGDFKKAIECHNQHLLIAKKVGNKHWEGYAYNCLGDAHRSLGDFKKAIEYLNLHLKITEEVGDKKGEGSAYGDLGNVYWSQGDFKKAIEFHNVHLKIAQEVGDKHGEGNASGNLGNDYYSLGDFKKAIEYHNLYLTLANEVGNKHGESKAYSNLGNAYHGLGDFKKAREYHSLHLLIAKEIGDKRGEGNAYSNLGNAYDSLGDLKKAIEYHNLHLQINKEVGDRRGEGNAYGNLGNAFYSLGDFKKAMQYLNLHLEIAKEVGDKHGEGKSYGNLGNVYDSLGDFKKAIEYHNLDLKIAEEVGDKHGEGKAYCNLGNAYKSLGDLKKAREYHYLGLLKAKEVGNKQGEGNAYGSLGTAYFRLGDFKKAIEYHSLHLMIAEELGDKHGEGCAYGNLGNAYYGQGDFKKAIEYFNLDLKIAEEVRDKHGEGKAYGNLGNAHKRLGDLVKAKKSYKVMLKIAKEVEDKTLEATAYYSSGSVFELLGRLPKAVEYYQASITLFNSLRVLLESKDEWKVNFRNQYQIAYTGLWRVLVKQGNIDEALLAAEKGRAQALTDLMESHFCGGTSQYKGGGEDLAVLKNVPSSTVFQAMDRADVNLWVVSEENKKVQLRQSKLNGSVSENSGASQSFESFMLGVYTRLGVRSNVRCENRSLDALRESRPKEYEKTEEDNPQLPIQQNECLSTLYDTVMKPVADLIQGDELLIIPDGPLWLAPYAAFKDGNSKYLCESFRIRLAPSLTSLRLLADYPDDYHKSSGALLVGDPWLAEVTKSNGERPLEQLPCAKQEVEMIGKILNITPITGRQATKHEVLKRLSSVSLVHFAAHGCMETGEIALTPNPHRISSVPTKEDYILTIGDVLNVQLRAKLVVLSCCHSGWGEIKAEGVVGIARAFMGAGARSVVVSLWAIDDEATLEFMKCFYQHLAEGKPASESLNLAMKSLRELDKFRDIKYWAPFLLIGDDVTPDLMEKEKKI from the exons atgACTTCAGGAAGAAGTCCAATTAAAGTTTCATGTGAAAAAGAAGACTTACCTGACCAAGAAAATGTACCAGATTTTGATgaggacactttacgag ccacagctgatgtttacaggaatgagggtaatgaggccttcaagaaaggagatttcatcaatgctattcacTTTTACAcagaaggaattaaaatgaactgtaatgagaaagaactgaaggccaaactgtaCAACAATAGGGCTATTacacattttaaacttg gaaatcaccaggattcactaagggatgcagaagcagccattgagttaaatccaactttcctcaaggcaattgtgagag gagccactGCCTGTGTTGaactgaagagatttgaagaagcaatcacttggtgtgataagggattAGCA attgacaaaaacaatgggatcttgttgtcattaagaaTTCAGTCTGTTagagaagtgggagataagtccACGGAGGAAAAAGATCGTATTAGTTATGACCATGGTAGTGCAAGTGCAAGTGATGTATATAATCggggagacaagcatggggagggtatcACTTATAGCGATCTTGGCAATGTTTATGAAAGTCTAGgcgatttcaaaaaagccatagagtgCCACAACCAACATCTTTTAATAGCTAAAAAAGTAGGAAACAAGCATTGGGAGGGTTACGCTTATAATTGCCTTGGCGATGCTCATCGGAGTCTTGGTGATTTCAAGAAAGCCATAGAGTATctcaacctacatcttaaaataactgaagaaGTAGGAGATAAGAAAGGGGAGGGTAGTGCTTATGGTGATCTTGGCAATGTGTATTGGAGTCAAGgggatttcaaaaaagccatagagttcCACAAcgtacatcttaaaatagctcaagaagtaggagacaagcatggggagggtaacgcttctggtaatcttggcaatgattattacagtctgggtgatttcaaaaaagccatagagtaccacaacctataTCTTACATTAGCTAATGAGGTAGGAAACAAGCATGGGGAGAGTAAAGCTTATAGTaaccttggcaatgcttatcacggtctgggtgatttcaaaaaagccagaGAGTACCACAGCCTACATCTTCTGATAGCTAAAGAAATAGGAGACAAGCGaggggagggtaacgcttatagcaatcttggcaatgcttatgacagtctgggtgatttaaaaaaagccatagagtaccacaacctacatcttcaaataaataaagaagtaggagacaggcgtggggagggtaacgcttatggcaatcttggcaatgcttttTACAGTctaggtgatttcaaaaaagccatgcAGTACCTCAACCTACATCttgaaatagctaaagaagtaggagacaagcatggggagggcaAAAGTTATGGTAACCTTGGCAATGtttatgacagtctgggtgatttcaaaaaagccatagagtatcacaacctagatcttaaaatagctgaagaagtaggagacaaacATGGGGAAGGTAAGGCTTattgcaatcttggcaatgcgTATAAGAGTCtaggtgatttaaaaaaagccagaGAGTACCATTACCtaggtcttttaaaagctaaagaagtaggaaacAAGCAAGGagagggtaacgcttatggcagtcttggtACTGCTTACTTCCGTctaggtgatttcaaaaaagccatagagtaccacagcCTACATCTCATGATTGCTGAAGAattaggagacaagcatggggagggttgtgcttatggcaatcttggcaatgcttattacGGTcagggtgatttcaaaaaagccatagagtattTCAAtctagatcttaaaatagctgaAGAAGTaagagacaagcatggggagggtaaggcttatggcaatcttggcaatgcgCATAAGCGTCTGGGTGATTTGGTAAAGGCCAAAAAGTCATACAAGGTAATGCttaaaattgccaaagaagtcGAAGACAAAACCTTGGAGGCAACGGCCTACTATTCATCAGGATCCGTTTTTGAGTTGCTGGGTCGACTGCCAAAAGCTGTTGAATATTACCAAGCTAGCATAACCTTATTTaattccttgagagtacttcTAGAATCTAAAGATGaatggaaagttaattttcgaaatcagtaTCAAATAGCGTAtacgggtttgtggagagttctcgtaAAACAAGGTAATATTGATGAAGCCTTACTTGCCGCcgagaaaggacgagctcaagctctCACCGACCTCATGGAATCCCATTTTTGTGGTGGAACAAGTCAGTACAAGGGAGGCGGTGAAGATttagcagttttaaaaaacgttccatcAAGCACTGTCTTTCAGGCAATGGACAGAGCTGacgtcaatctttgggttgtgtccgaagaaaataaaaaagttcaattaagacaaagtaaactcaatGGTTCTGTTTCAGAGAACAGTGGAGCTAGCCAgtcctttgagtcgttcatgctcgGTGTCTATACGCGActtggtgttcgttctaatgtgagatgcgagaaCCGATCTTTGGATGCTTTGAGGGAGAGCCGTCCAAAAGAATATGAGAAAACTGAAGAAGACAACCCTCAACTTCCCATCCAACAAAACGAAtgcttgagcactttgtatgataCCGTCATGAAGCCGGTAGCTGACCTGATACAAGGGGATGAGCTACTCATTATTCCCGATGGACCCCTGTGGCTCGCTCCTTATGCTGCATTCAAGGATGGTAActctaaatacctgtgtgaatctTTCAGAATCCGACTCGCTCCATCGTTAACAAGTCTTAGACTCCTTGCCGATTACCCtgatgattatcacaaaagcagtggtgcgttacttgtaggagatccgtggTTAGCCGAGGTTACTAAAAGCAATGGAGAGAGACCTCTCGAGCAGCTTCCGTGTGCTAAacaagaagtagaaatgatcggaaaaattttgaatatcacgccaatcaCTGGCAGACAGGCCACGAAACATGAGGTGTTAaaaagactcagttccgtttccttagTTCACTTTGCCGCCCACGGATGTATGGAAACGggcgaaattgctcttacacctaACCCACACCGAATATCTTCTGTGCCAACGaaggaggattacattttaacaattggagatgtgttgaatgttcaACTTCGCGCCAAACTTGTTGTACTTAGTTGCTGCCACAGTGGTTGGGGCGAAATCAAGGCggaaggtgtggttggcattgcgcgcgcttttatgggAGCAGGTGctcggtctgttgtggtgtccctgtgggcgattgatgacgaggctactctcgagttcatgaaatgcttttatcaacaccttgcaGAAGGTAAACCTGCAAGCGAGTCGCTGAACCTAgccatgaaaagcctcagagaattAGACAAGTTCCGCGACATCAAatactgggcgccctttttgctgattggagatgacgtcactCCTGACCTtatggaaaaggaaaagaaaatttaa
- the LOC136277642 gene encoding tetratricopeptide repeat protein 28-like translates to MNNTQGILKTIWIGLNVAKYLLKTGRGLRATELYDEILILLHNLDVTNHLNITEVIFNAYYPISGYANAVRYTNKILEMFHEAGILTIRLADKYLKEGKLALVKRILESAVNITKTNGPSKAERVAYSYLGCTLILLGEYQRAREYLVRALAIAIEIGDKGGEGASYGSLGNVFQLLGEYQKAKEYYEKAHAIAIESGDKQVQSTSYSHLGSVFESLGEYQKAKEYYEKALAIAIESGDKQVQSTSYSHLGSVFESLGEYQKAKEYYEKALAIAIESGDKQVQSTSYSHLGSVFESLGEYQKAKEYYEKALAIAIESGDKQVQRKSYSHLGSVFESLGEYQKAKEYYEKALPIAIEISDKQVQSKSYDNLGNVYKLRGEYPKAKEYYEKALAIAIESGEEQVQSSSYSNLGSVFESLGEYQKAKEYYEKALAIAIESGEEQVQSSSYSNLGSVFESLGEYQKAKEYYKKALAIAIESGDKKVQSSSYSHLGSVFETLGEYQKAKEYYEKALAIAIESGDKQVQTKSYSHLGRVFKSLGEYQKAKEYYEKALAIAIESGDKQVQTKSYSHLGRVFESLGEYQKAKEYYEKALAIAIESGDKQVQCTSYGNLGNVFQLRREYQKAKEYYEKAHAIAIESGDKQVQSKSYGNLGNVFQLRGEYQKAKEYYEKALAIAIKSGDKQVQSTSYCNLGSVFQLRGEFQKAKEYYEKALAIAIESGNKQVQSTTYNNLAIVFQLHGEYQKAKEYFEKALAIAIESGDKQVQRKSHGNLGNVFESLGEYRKAKEYYEKALAIAIENGDKQVQSTSYSHFGSVYKSLGEYQKAKEYYEKALAIAIDIGDKKVQSSSYSHLGSVFKTLGEYQRAKEYYEKALAIAIEIGDKQVQSRSYSHLGSVFETLGEYQKAKEYYEKALAIAIESGDKKVQSSSYSHLGSVFETLGEYQKAKEYYEKALAIAIESGDKQIQSRSYNHLGSVFESLGEYQKAKEYYEKALAIAIEIGDKQVQSAVYNNFAIVFESLGEYQKAKEYYEKALAIPIEIGDKQVQRKLYRDLGNVYKLRGEYQKAKEYYEKALAIAIKIGDKQVQSKSYSDLGNVLESLGEYQKAKEYYEKALPIAIEIGEKQVQSSSYGNLGNVFQLRGEYQKAKEYCEKALAIAIEIGDKKVQCAAYNNFGIVFESRGEYQKAKEYYEKAHAIAIEIGDKKVQCAAYNNFGIAFKSRGEYQKAKEYFEKAHAIAIEIEIGDKQVQSSSYGNLGNVFQLGGEYQKAKEYHEKALDIAIEIGDKQVQSLWYGNLGNVFKFRGEYQKAKKYYEKALAIAIEIGDKKVQGLLYGDLGNVFKFRGEYQKAKEYYEKALAIAIESGDKQVQSSSYSRLGNVFKFRGEYQKAKEYYEKALAIAIESGNKQVQSTTYNNLAIVFQLHGEYQKAKEYFEKAHAIALESGDKQVQSAPYNNLANVFKFRGEYQKAKEYYEKALAIAIESGDKQVQSDSYGNLGNVFESLGEYQKAKEYYEKALPIAIEIGDKKVQSSSYGNLGNVFQSLREDHKAEDYRKKALAIVIVNGDRIGEGELYKSFGKSLLSLRKTVQAKVYYDKALTIATEIGDRPSEMECYVCLAFVLVSIQDYQTAKEYQKKALAISIEIGHIVDELEILSNLAQTYRSVGEYVVAEELSQEALFISREIGAKMSEYKILLGITSLKSSQLKHEDEKTFLLESIQRYEQLRNSLGGNKEFEISLLEKHGSFPYKRLSDLLCDHDSPRDALYVEELARARGLAESLASKFSVVNHISADPKSWFGIENIVSKERGCVFLYMSYFKRHTHLWVLKGDGDINHRISSIVKDRSLIAESLFNVEGIFKKSAVKFGVKLNENCEGRSLQGFGTKDDESLLHLCYKLIFAPVSDLLTEPEIIIVPEKCSYRVPFAALRADSAGKYLSEAYRIRIVPSLTTLGVIQKCPADYHSQTGALVVGDPDVGKVYYKERLQTFTALASARQEAKMVGHLLGVHPLLGECATKQAVLRAIHSVSLIHIAAHGDAERGEVILSPQGTANKFPQEEDYILTVSDIAKVQLRAKLVVLSCCHSGRGVFKQEGVIGIARAFLASGARSVLAASWAIEDEASKQLMDHFYEHLAKGESPSESLHQMVEKKRLHQNFPMGSICADWR, encoded by the exons ATGAATAACACACAAGGCATCCTCAAAACCATCTGGATAGGTTTGAATGTTGCTAAATATCTTCTCAAGACTGGTCGTGGGCTACGAGCGACTGAGTTATAcgatgaaattttaatattacTCCACAATCTGGACGTCACTAATCACCTTAATATCACTGAGGTGATATTCAATGCATACTACCCCATCTCTGGTTACGCAAATGCCGTAAGATACactaacaaaattcttgaaatgtTCCACGAAGCTGGAATACTAACCATACGACTAGCTGACAAATATCTTAAAGAAGGTAAGCTTGCACTGGTTAAAAGAATTTTGGAAAGTGCAGTGAATATCACTAAAACAAATGGCCCATCAAAAGCAGAAAGGGTGGCCTATAGTTACCTTGGATGTACTTTGATATTACTCGGTGAGTATCAGAGAGCTAGAGAATATCTCGTGAGAGCCCTTGCCATAgctatagaaattggcgacaaaggcGGAGAAGGTGCATCGTACGGTAGCCTTGGAAATGTGTTTCAATTActtggagaataccagaaggctaaagaatattatgagaaagcccatgccatcgctatagaaagtggcgacaaacaagtacaaagtACATCGTACAGTCACCTCGGAAGTGTTTTTGAATCgcttggagaataccagaaggcaaaagaatattatgagaaagcccttgccatcgctatagaaagtggcgacaaacaagtacaaagtACATCGTACAGTCACCTCGGAAGTGTTTTTGAATCgcttggagaataccagaaggcaaaagaatattatgagaaagcccttgccatcgctatagaaagtggcgacaaacaagtacaaagtACATCGTACAGTCACCTCGGAAGTGTTTTTGAATCgcttggagaataccagaaggctaaagaatattatgagaaagcccttgccatcgctatagaaagtggcgacaaacaagtacaaagAAAATCGTACAGTCACCTCGGAAGTGTTTTTGAATCgcttggagaataccagaaggctaaagaatattatgagaaagcccttcccatcgctatagaaattagcgacaaacaagtacaaagtAAATCGTACGATAACCTTGGAAATGTTTATAAATTGCGTGGAGAATACCcgaaggctaaagaatattatgagaaagcccttgccatcgctatagaaagtgGCGAAGAACAAGTACAAAGTTCATCGTACAGTAACCTCGGTAGTGTTTTTGAATCgcttggagaataccagaaggcaaaagaatattatgagaaagcccttgccattGCTATAGAAAGTGGCGAAGAACAAGTACAAAGTTCATCGTACAGTAACCTTGGAAGTGTTTTTGAATCgcttggagaataccagaaggcaaaagaatattataagaaagcccttgccatcgctatagaaagtgGCGACAAAAAAGTGCAAAGTTCATCGTACAGTCACCTCGGAAGTGTTTTTGAAACgcttggagaataccagaaggctaaagaatattatgagaaagcccttgccatcgctatagaaagtggcgacaaacaagtacaaaCAAAATCGTACAGTCACCTCGGAAGAGTTTTTAAATCgcttggagaataccagaaggctaaagaatattatgagaaagcccttgccatcgctatagaaagtggcgacaaacaagtacaaaCAAAATCGTACAGTCACCTCGGAAGAGTTTTTGAATCgcttggagaataccagaaggctaaagaatattatgagaaagcccttgccatcgctatagaaagtgGCGACAAACAAGTACAATGTACATCGTACGGTAACCTTGGAAATGTGTTTCAATTGCGTagagaataccagaaggctaaagaatattatgagaaagcccatgccatcgctatagaaagtggcgacaaacaagtacaaagtAAATCGTATGGTaaccttggaaatgtttttcaattgcgtggagaataccagaaggcaaaagaatattatgagaaagcgCTTGCCATCGCTATAAAAAGTGgcgacaaacaagtacaaagtACATCGTACTGTAACCTTGGAAGTGTTTTTCAATTGCGTGGAGAATtccagaaggctaaagaatattatgagaaagcccttgccatcgctatagaaagtgGCAACAAGCAAGTACAAAGTACAACATACAATAACCTTGCAATTGTTTTTCAATTGCatggagaataccagaaggctaaagaatattttgagaaagcccttgccatcgctatagaaagtggcgacaaacaagtacaaagAAAATCGCATGGTaaccttggaaatgtttttGAATCGCTTGGAGAATACcggaaggctaaagaatattatgagaaagcccttgccatcgctatagaaaaTGGTgacaaacaagtacaaagtACATCGTACAGTCACTTTGGAAGTGTTTATAAATCgcttggagaataccagaaggctaaagaatattatgagaaagcccttgccatcgctatagatattggcgacaaaaaagtacaaagttCATCGTACAGTCACCTCGGAAGTGTTTTTAAAACGCTTGGAGAATACCAGAGGgcaaaagaatattatgagaaagcccttgccatcgctatagaaattggcgacaaacaagtacaaagtAGATCGTACAGTCACCTCGGAAGTGTTTTTGAAACgcttggagaataccagaaggcaaaagaatattatgagaaagcccttgccatcgctatagaaagtggcgacaaaaaagtacaaagttCATCGTACAGTCACCTCGGAAGTGTTTTTGAAACgcttggagaataccagaaggcaaaagaatattatgagaaagcccttgccatcgctatagaaagtggcgacaaacaaatacaaagtagATCGTACAATCACCTCGGAAGTGTTTTTGAATCgcttggagaataccagaaggcaaaagaatattatgagaaagcccttgccatcgctatagaaattggcgacaaacaagtacaaagtGCAGTGTACAATAACTTTGCAATTGTTTTTGAATCgcttggagaataccagaaggctaaagaatattatgagaaagcccttgccatccctatagaaattggcgacaaacaagtacaaagAAAATTGTACCGTGACCTTGGAAATGTTTATAAATTgcgtggagaataccagaaggcaaaagaatattatgagaaagcccttgccatcgctataaaaattggcgacaaacaagtacaaagtAAATCGTACAGTGACCTTGGAAATGTTCTTGAATCgcttggagaataccagaaggctaaagaatattatgagaaagcccttcccatcgctatagaaattggcgaGAAACAAGTACAAAGTTCATCGTACGGTaaccttggaaatgtttttcaattgcgtggagaataccagaaggcaaaagaatattgtgagaaagcccttgccatcgctatagaaattggcgacaaaaaagtaCAATGTGCAGCATACAATAACTTTGGAATTGTTTTTGAATCgcgtggagaataccagaaggctaaagaatattatgagaaagcccatgccatcgctatagaaattggcgacaaaaaagtaCAATGTGCAGCATACAATAACTTTGGAATTGCTTTTAAATCgcgtggagaataccagaaggctaaagaatattttgagaaagcccatgccatcgctatagaaattg aaattggcgacaaacaagtacaaagtTCATCGTACGGTaaccttggaaatgtttttcaattgggtggagaataccagaaggcaaaagaatatcatgagaaagccCTTGAcatcgctatagaaattggcgacaaacaagtacaaagtTTATGGTACGGTaaccttggaaatgtttttaaatttcgtggagaataccagaaggctaaaaaatattatgagaaagcccttgccatcgctatagaaattggcgacaaaaaagtaCAAGGTTTATTGTACGGTGACcttggaaatgtttttaaatttcgtggagaataccagaaggctaaagaatattatgagaaagcccttgccatcgctatagaaagtggcgacaaacaagtacaaagtTCATCGTACAGTCGCcttggaaatgtttttaaatttcgtggagaataccagaaggctaaagaatattatgagaaagcccttgccatcgctatagaaagtgGCAACAAGCAAGTACAAAGTACAACATACAATAACCTTGCAATTGTTTTTCAATTGCatggagaataccagaaggctaaagaatattttgagaaagcCCATGCCATCGCTTTAGAAAGTGgcgacaaacaagtacaaagtGCACCATACAATAACCttgcaaatgtttttaaatttcgtggagaataccagaaggctaaagaatattatgagaaagcccttgccatcgctatagaaagtggcgacaaacaagtacaaagtGATTCGTACGGTaaccttggaaatgtttttgaatcgcttggagaataccagaaggctaaagaatattatgagaaagcccttcccatcgctatagaaattggcgacaaaaaagtacaaagttCATCGTACGGTAACCTTGGAAATGTGTTTCAATCACTTAGAGAAGACCATAAGGCAGAAGATTATCGTaagaaagcccttgccatcgtTATAGTAAATGGCGACAGGATAGGTGAAGGGGAATTGTACAAGAGCTTTGGAAAAAGTCTCTTGTCACTTAGAAAAACTGTTCAGGCTAAAGTTTATTACGACAAGGCACTCACCATAGCAacagaaattggtgacagaccATCAGAAATGGAATGTTACGTATGCTTAGCATTTGTGTTGGTTAGCATTCAGGACTATCAGACggctaaagaatatcaaaaGAAAGCGCTGGCCATTAGCATAGAAATTGGCCATATAGTAGACGAATTAGAAATCCTTAGTAACCTTGCACAGACATATCGATCTGTTGGTGAATATGTTGTTGCCGAAGAACTCAGCCAGGAAGCATTGTTTATATCCAGGGAAATTGGAGCCAAAATGTCAGAGTATAAAATTCTTCTCGGAATCACGTCCTTAAAATCTTCGCAATTAAAGCATGAGGATGAAAAGACCTTTCTCCTCGAAAGCATTCAAAGATACGAACAACTGCGAAATTCTCTTGGAGGaaacaaagaatttgaaatatcCTTGTTGGAGAAGCATGGTTCTTTTCCCTACAAGAGGCTCAGTGACCTGCTTTGTGATCACGATAGTCCTCGCGACGCTCTTTATGTCGAGGAACTGGCACGAGCAAGAGGTCTTGCAGAATCATTGGCAAGCAAGTTTTCCGTCGTAAACCACATCTCAGCTGATCCAAAATCCTGGTTTGGGATTGAAAACATCGTGAGTAAAGAAAGAGGCTGTGTTTTCTTATACATGTCGTATTTTAAGAGGCATACTCATCTCTGGGTTTTAAAAGGAGATGGAGATATTAACCATCGCATTAGCTCAATCGTGAAAGACAGAAGTCTCATCGCTGAGTCACTTTTCAACGTggaaggaattttcaaaaaaagtgcCGTAAAGTTCGGCGTCAAATTGAACGAGAATTGCGAAGGTCGTTCTTTACAAGGTTTTGGAACCAAAGATGACGAGTCACTTCTCCATTTGTGTTACAAACTGATTTTTGCCCCAGTAAGCGATTTACTCACCGAGCCTGAAATCATCATTGTGCCAGAGAAGTGTTCTtaccgagtcccatttgctgcTTTGCGTGCCGACTCAGCCGGGAAGTATCTGTCAGAGGCGTACAGAATCCGCATCGTCCCCTCTTTGACGACCCTTGGCGTTATTCAGAAATGTCCGGCTGACTATCACAGTCAGACTGGCGCACTGGTAGTGGGTGATCCTGATGTTGGCAAAGTTTATTACAAAGAACGTCTCCAAACCTTTACAGCATTGGCTTCTGCGAGACAAGAAGCAAAGATGGTAGGTCATCTACTTGGTGTTCACCCTTTGTTAGGAGAGTGTGCAACAAAGCAGGCGGTACTTCGAGCCATACATTCGGTGAGTTTGATCCATATTGCTGCTCATGGAGATGCCGAAAGAGGAGAGGTTATCCTTTCCCCTCAGGGTACTGCTAACAAGTTTCCGCAAGAGGAAGATTACATTTTGACAGTCTCTGACATTGCTAAAGTTCAGCTGAGAGCTAAATTGGTAGttcttagctgctgtcacagtgggcgtggaGTGTTTAAACAAGAGGGTGTCATTGGAATCGCTAGGGCTTTCCTAGCAtctggtgcacgttcagtgttggcaGCATCGTGGGCCATTGAAGATGAAGCGTCAAAGCAGCTCATGGATCATTTTTATGAGCACCTTGCGAAAGGAGAAAGTCCTAGCGAATCTCTCCACCAAATGGTTGAGAAGAAACGGCTACACCAAAATTTCCCAATGGGCTCCATTTGTGCTGATTGGagataa